In the genome of Coffea eugenioides isolate CCC68of unplaced genomic scaffold, Ceug_1.0 ScVebR1_2177;HRSCAF=3165, whole genome shotgun sequence, the window TTTTGTACCCTTTTGCGAATCCAACTTCAAAGACAAACTCAAACGaaattcccaaaatatttcCAAACCCTACTCGTGTTCAATCTTTCTCACCACTTGGGGACCTGTAGTAATGGTCTACTATTCGTTGTTCAGgcacgcacgaggaccttcaagaggatcctacggtggaagtttgaactctcGGTTGAATCTACTTGCTCGcataacttggtgagtgtcaagtgtatggctacttgaactctatggacttgattcatgcttggcttacctgattacatgcttagcctacttggttttgaaaaaaatggagtcgggtgtgtactttattgcactcgttctcatttgaaacaaatgactcatgcttaacatgatttACCTagtttacatgacttgaaatacCTGTTTAGACCTGTCCAATGCTTTattacatgacatggtatgctatgtCTGCATAcatcgttggagtgaatctcctcgacacttacatgatacatgggggacgcccaaactcataggccgaccttgggactcgagccggcatgggtttggtcgggaaccttggggagtcatgagaatcacatgataagtttgatctatttgagagatcttgcttggcatactcgtggagtatatccttataaatgtcgtgcgggcccgaagcggtgtagggtggacggatgagaagtaagtggtgatctacggtttggaaatatcaacccggttgacggagagtcatcatgcgaagatatacgaatgaactggcaaagcaagtggaacttagctcctgagggctaccatatccttgaattgtttctgtttacatttcgtTGGCTTTATGAATTACTTGTAatttatcacttgaactgttatttgggcttgttacctgaacaacatgcttgcatgtgtgttcttggcctcacgagcgttttgctcaccctgtagatttgttttccttaacaggattggacttGGAGAAATGTTGGAGAAACCCCTCTTGGCGTACTCTTGTTTTAGGGTTTCCGTTGCACTTTGGGGCTAGACTTTTGATTGATGTAGATTTTGAATATTGATATATTTCGAGGTCCCGATGTAATAATTGGGAAGATGTTGAATATTGATAAACTTGAATACTTACGCACCGATTGTATTTATAGTATTTAATCGTAACGTCTAGTATTGTATTAAACTTGGACGGAAATTGCTTGaattctggcgagagttgggcaggcgtcccgcggataccctttggttcgccttagggagaagtgggggcgtcacagttggtattagagtttaggctttagatctttgtagtgtatcctaggatTAAACGTTTAGGATTCCGGATTGTGGAATTGGATTGAAAGTTAAGCGACTGcttgtgaaaataaaaattagaaCCTAGGTTCGAATTAGTGGATGACAAGGAGTCTTCATATGGTGTGATACATGTGGGATAGTATGAAATGATCAAATCTTGTTTATTTAGTGTATCTGGACCTACCTGAGCTTTTACTCTTAAGTGTAAACTTAGAAGGTAATGGTGATATTAAATTGTCTCGGGGGCGCCTTCCGGTGGTCCACTATCGAGAGAGTGACCTAAGAGAGCATTGGAGAAATGGTCCGATTTGCTGGACTAGGATTTCATGTGAATTTCAAAGGACTTGCTCGAGCCCAAATAGTGGGGTGTTAATAGTGGTCGATCATTGGAAGTGGCTATCCGAGGAAACTAGAGTGATTCGAAGGGATGATCGAGAACTGAGGACAATTGCGGATGCCTAGACTACTAGAATTCctgaaattgaaattgaaatactAAAGGAGCGAGGGAGACAAAGGCTCCTAGTGAGAAGCTACAAAAGCTAAGAACCGATTTGTTAGGGTAGTGCCCGAAATTAAAGACAGGATGGATGAGTCGGTGGctgggtgtgttaccttggttgaaTGAGTGGAGAATGACAGGATATtcgataagggacatgagatctaaaactcctagtgctggaaatgaaaTTGATCCTATGGAGGTAGTGAAGACTTTTGGGTTCTGCCAATCACTAATttagtgatttaaactattttaatagtttttgccAAAGATAGACAGGGTGACGCTCGCTTAAAGGCCGTTGTATTTTGTGTCTTGTTTCACTATGTTTCCTACCTTTTGAGCCAATTAAACATTTCTTATGACATGTTTGACCTTACTACTTTATGATTTCAAATCTATGATTGGGGTTATACGTATTTGCGATTATCTCAGCGTCTTCCCTTTTATTCTCATATTTGTTTAGCGTGATCAAAGTCTCACTTTTCAAACTTTGTTTAGGTGCATTTATTTCATGCCATGTTTATATGACTGTTAAAGTTATGAGTGGCCAGATAAGTAAAAAATGACCGAGGGCGAGGGGTTAGGCCACCCCAAGCTCCAGGGAATAATTAGGAAACGATTGCTGCATTGAACcgaaaccctagaaatgaaggaaaacaccTACATAGCTCCCACTATTGACCATacgactgatatcctagaatgGTTGGTTGAGTACCAAAGCTCTGGATCAATAAGCCAACCTAAGAACCAGGAGaggtgtgaaaatgaaatgattcttgaagGTCATCTATTTAGGTTTCACTGGGGACCTAATCTTGAAACAGcaagattgatttgaaaggataCAATAAGGCACTAATGGGACTACGAGATTTTGATCTCTTTTCGAACAACTTCATAGACAAGTATCGAAGATTGAAGTAAGACATGAAAAACTTTATATCAAGGAATAGAGTCCCCGTATCTGGTTGTAATTGGAATTAATGGTAGTGATTTTATGGAGACTTAAGAACTCACCCACGTTTGGCAGAGAATAGCTAAGATTTATATTTTGGGGTGACctataaacaaaaaaatgaaagagtAATCTGGTTCGAACTTCCATTATGCATAGCTACTCTTTTGATCCTTTGATTGGCCTGGCAGGTTAGCATTTGACTTAAGCCAACCGGTAAGATGACAAATTTAGAAGAAATACGTAAGGAATTGGACCTTCTTCGAAATGAGGTtgaatttcaaagaaaattggctgactactgggaaggacggtggaatcaagaatatgcagagaaaattgaATTACTACGTCAGAATGTAGAATTAGAGAAGAAATGCAAAGAAAATCCTCGAACTGGCCAAGCCGCCACTTCTTATGCAAATTGTGGATACTACGGCAAGGTTAACCACGTTGAGGCCGAGTGCTGGATGAAGCAAGGAAAGTGTCTGGGGTGCGGTAGTACCAAGTATAAGATTTCGGATTGCCCTAGAGCTTTTAAAAAGAAGAAGTACTCAATAGCCAACTAGGTCCACCGCAAAGCGATCAAGTGCCAGATGGGAGTAATTAGTACTAATGGCTATGAACGGGGTCCTAGTAGTGAAGGTTTCACAGATTGAGATGGTTTGATTTCACTCGAGGAATAGAGGTTGTAGTTTTACCCTAGACTAGGCTAGCACCTTTGGAGGTTGTGATCTTTTGAAAAAGAGAAAggtcttttgttgttttgtatccTAGCAACTTGACATGTTTTGCTACAATCCTGtcgtttctccttttccttttgagaGGATTTGATAAACCTCTTCCAACTGGATGTAATTATTATGATCTTTATGACTTATGAAAATTTACTTCGCTTTCAATTGTTTTTATGACTTACACGTATGTTTAAATCCTGCCCCACGCCCTTAGAATTATAATAAGACACGAATGGTATCGGATGTGATCGAGATTTTGCTTGAGAATATAGACCACCTGAGGTCTTGATAGTGACTAGAGATCGGGACCGAAGTGAGGACTTAGCATTGAAATGGGATTCAATGTTTGAAATGccaatttgagatattaaaaCCGGTGGATTTGAGTTAGTGAAAGGAAATAATTAATGAATTCAATGTGCCTAACGATTAAGGACTAGATATCGTATTTGGAATAAAGGCTAGAAGCTATGTATTTATAGATTATGGAGTCTGGAGcgatgtgaccattaagaacaactaCCCTTTTGTCTTACATGGATAAGAATTCGATAATTTGTAAGGAGCCGTGATCCTATTTAAgttggatttaaagtagagATATTACCCATTTGGGAACCCTAGGAACTAATGTGGTTAATACCGCTTTCAAATTAAGACATGGACATTCTAAAATTTTCAGTATACCCTTCGAGTTGACAGATGCACTAGAAGCATTTATGGACCCAAGGTATCGGAGTTAAACCGTATTTGGACAAATCAGTGGAGGCATTTGTTGATGATATATCGATATACTCTAGTGTTTGAGAAGGTCATGAAAGACACTTGATGGTAGTTTTACGAACCTCGAGAGAACGTCAACTTTTGTTAAGTTCAATAACTGTAAGTTCGATTGgaagaaatagcctttctaggttatactgtatctaaggaaggaattatTATTGACTCAGCTAAGATGAAAGATTGTATAAGAGAAAACGACCAGAAAAGcatattgaaatttgaaattctcGGAGTTAGCCGAATACTACCTTtggtttatcaaggatttttgtAAGAGTGCAAGACTTGGCAAACCATTTGAGGTTCTAAATGTAAGGGAAGATCTTGAGATGAAGAATGTTAATCGGTGTACATGTGTAGGaggtaattttgtgatttacacAGATgattcaaaggatggtttagaatgtatattaataaaacatgataaggtgattgtatatgcctctaggaagttaaaatATTACGAGAGGAAGTAGCCAACTCCTGATTGGGAGTAAATAACTACAATATTTGCCTTAAAGAAGTAAAGATATTGCTTATATGAGGTAGACATGAGGCCGATTaaattgctttatgactcggaagttaaaatgcctattgaagaaaaaaatcaaggtttgattgctagttgaatgaatGGAAATTGTCAAGTATAAGTTGAAAAAACGTAAAGCTAAGAACCGATTTGTTAGGGTAGTGCCCGAAATTAAAGACAGGATGGATGAGTCGGTGGCTAGGTTTGTTACCTTGGTTGAATGAgtggagaatgacaagatattcgataagggacatgagatctaaaactcctagtgctggaaatgaaaTTGATCCTATGGAGGTAGTGAAGACTTTTGGGTTCTGCCAATCACTAATttagtgatttaaactattttaatagtttttgccAAAGATAGACAGGGTGACGCTCgatagttttccaaaagacgcatggctacaaatttattggagatttgaggagttaatactcaactcatgtgaggactcgtaaaactcctattaaaaccctattttgagcttatttaattatttacttgttcatttattccgagtattattttctagacctattgaacctaattacgtggaaatatagtttcattatatttttaaagttacttgtttcaaaaattaatttccaggagcgcgtttagtgagaacagtgaatagtgcttggaaatttaacccgattgagagtacaataggcttggaatattaaagacttatacaatggacctaaattaggaattttaatgattaaatactcaagtgatagttattagtattatcgttataaggatttcttggagatttcgcgttatcgcgcttaaattggtggtacgcgttttcacacgcgcgattttaattgagagaatttagacccttattttgggacgaataagagtgaataatatttacatgaatataagtgcattagaggtttagtgtactagtgaaacaaatgcgaAAGAAATCGAGCCCAAACGCACCCtacgcgcactattgagagttgacttttgctccATTCTACACCACACAaatgaagcttctcttggaagctaaaattgaatcaactctctctctctcttcctcactAGAGCAGCCAGCCAAAGGGGAGCAAAGAACAACCCCCAAGttcttccattttcttcttcatttcccTCACCAAACTTGCACCATTTCACATCAAATTTTCACCACACTTAGCTTGTtacttggagagttcatctagCTATCAAAGGAGCTcactttccacggttttcttggagcttcaagggATCAAAATTCTGCTCTTGTACACCCACCAAAGTAGGTATTGATCCAATACTCTAATCTTGGCCTATGGAGGTTGTTTTACACTTAGGAGTTTAGATATTCATGTGGGTGGTTtgttattgttgaaaaattttgaatgtgggctctatgaactcccactcttgggttgatggctgatgtggtgcttgatgatggatttaatgttggtttagtgctcaaaatggtagattaatagtgcatagctagtataaacttcaaggagtgcatgaGAGAAAAAGTTGCAATTCTCCCCCTGTTTTGATCGTGCCcctttttgtgaaattttgagTGTTTAATGacttgtatatgatgtttatatattgtatggataGTGTACAAAATTGCAtggaaaaatattgaggtttggttggtcaaaggAATTATTTTCGTGAAGCTAGTAAACCTGGAAACTGTTCCTGTAATGCTCAGACCAGCTTTcttgtttcgtccataactctgtgctccgaCATTGAAATTGAGTGTCgtcagcggcatttgaaactagacattcccagctttcaaATGGTAGAAAATTCACtttctggttccatgtgtgtgagtcgaaccaaccatttaaaattggctgttctgtttctctgttttcctgaaatgaaatgctaaagctgcgacttgaggctcgaattcgagctagttATGTGCTGAATTTcagaacgatttcttctgtgaaattatagttcTATGGATGTATTTTCTAACaccataaaccatgctcaattctaagttaaattgagtgagttgtgatcaaaatatggaacctgccctgctcttgaaaacccttacttttggacagaattgatgcaaggcttggtgtagacttgttaattgaatttcttggtgttaatcacccacAAATGTTGTTTTGGGATGCCCTTAGACCTTTTCTATGTAAATGGACCTTGGTCGAGGTACCCTCTAGGttaaacgttttgaaaacggcaaaacggaactTACAAGGCAAATTGCCTTGGAAACTTTGAAATTTTGGTGATTTAGTTCACCAACTTCCCGTGCATATTTATTCATGAAATTTTGATAGAGGAGTAACACTCATATGGTAGTATGtccataccaaatttggtgctattCCAAAGCCGTTTCGATGTTCaatcaaacttccaaagttcatgatttaaGCTGAAAAAACCTTGTTtatcaaggaaattttggtaactttgggtcaccatatctcggtgctcaaaactccataTCATtctgcttgttttgttatactcttgtattgcaactctaatagattttaaaatttcaaaggctagttcaaatcgagtgaattttgccgaatttccaaagttggccaaaaaccaacttaaaacTACCTTGGTAACTCAAGTTACcaactttgagccaaaatttgagtgccttccacttagattcatggaaaagtatcttctagaaaattttagtactttggaagacgtttccaacggtaccaaatttaccaatttttgacTCGTAGAAAataagttatgatttttcaaagattgcaccAAAAATCGAAAACTTTGGAACTTTCAAAAGAAATCCGCGCGGGAACTATTCTACCagaatccggccttgaatccagccagtttctggccggattagcggccggattggtgatgggatttgaaaaaaaaatggaggctAGCCACTGCCTCCAacccggccaagaatccggccggatatccggctaGGTTCCGGTTCAATCGTTCGTTTTGCAATCTTTTTACTCATACTTGCTTCCGTCCAATGATTTCAAGAATAATAATCCAATTTTACTCGAGTCTTGTACCCTTTTACGAATCCAACTTCAAAGACAAACTCAAACGaaattcccaaaatatttcCAAACCCTACTCGTGTTCAATCTTTCTCACCACTTGGGGACCTGTAGTAATGGTCTACTATTTGTTGTTCAGgcacgcacgaggaccttcaagaggatcctacggtgCAAGTTTGAACTCTCGGTTGAATCTACTTGCTCGcataacttggtgagtgtcaagtgtgtgtcTACTTGAATtctatggacttgattcatgcttggcttgtcgaattacatgcttagcctccttggttttgaaaaaaaaattgagttgggtgtgtactttatcgcactcattctcatttgaaacaaatgactcatgcttaacatgatttacctggtttacatgacttgaaatacCTGCTTAGACCTGTCGAATACTTTATTACATGACATGGtgtgctatggctgcatacgtcgctggagtgaatctcctcgacatttacatgatacatgggggacgtccaaactcataggctgaccttgggactcgagccggcatgggcttggtcagGAACCTTGGggagccatgagaatcacatgataagcttgatctatttgagagatcttgcttggcatactcgtggagtatagccttataaatgtcgtgcgggcccgaaacggtgtagggtggacggatgagaagtaagtggtgatctacggtttggaaatatcaacccggttgacggagagtcatcgcgggaagatatacgaatgaactggcaaagcaagtggaacttagctcctgagagctaccatatccttgaattgtttctgtttacatttcgtTGGCTTTATGAATTACTTGTAatttatcacttgaactgttatttgggcttgttacctgaacaacgtgcttgcatgtgtgttcttggcctcacgagcgttttgctcaccttgtagatttgttttccttaacaggattggacttGGAGAAATGTTGGAGAAACCCCTCTTGGCGTACTCTTGTTTTAGGGTTTCCGTTGCACTTTGGGGCTAGACTTGTGATTGATGTATAATTTGAATATTGATGTATTTCGAGGTCTCGATGTAATGATTGGGCAGATGTTGAATATTGATAAGCTTGAATGCTTACGCACTGATTGTATTTATGGTATTTAATCGTAACGTCTAGTATTGTATTAAGTTTGGACGAAAATTGcttgagttctggcgagagttgggcaggcgtcccgtggataccctttggttcgacttagggagaagtgggagcGTCACATCATGATAATGCTTTTGTTCAAATTCCTTTGAAGGAACCACAATTTTGATTGCCATGAGCTTAAAACCTTTGCGTTCAAAGCGGGAtataatttttgcaatcaatccCCTCTGCACCCCATCAGTCTTGATGGTAATAAAAATGCGTTCCAACTCTGCAGCATGTGCTTCTTGCTCTGTGAGAATGTAAGCTGCTGCAGGAAGGGCAAGAAGCCCTGAAATCCAACTTCTAGAAGCATTTCCTGGATCCACCCTGCCATGCACGGCAGGGTTAATTGCCCTTCCTCTCAATGAAACTACTATTGTTCGCCCTTCGGAACAAGCAAGGGAGCTTTGCCTGGTGGAATTAGAAAGAAGAGTCCTTGCAGCTCGTGTAGCATATCTGCAAACTTAagatctcattttttttcttttccttttctcaattTATCTAATTGAAATTTATGAAAAATTGGTTCGGAGTTTGAGGTGAAAAGGTAAGGTCAAAAAGAGAGACCAACAATAATTATATCCACAATAATCAATATTAAAAGTTGACTAAATAACAATCTTTGACCAACATAAACTAATAGTCCAAGTTCATATTCCCCATAGAAATAATAATCATTATTAACCTAAAGTAGACTAAGTGCTTAGGAAAGTTGCCAAAGGGTATGTGGTTTGCTGATGTGTCGCTTTGTGATGGGTGGAAAAGTTGTAGTCCTGCACGTGCTCAATACCTGCTTTGTGATGTTGTTACAACGTAAATGgggtgtgttttgcatgcttgtatGGAACCGACAAACAGAGTCATAGTGGTGCTAATAATAAGAATACTCACCTGCTTGTATGGAACCGAGAAATAGACTCATAGtggtgataataataataatacttgGCTTCTGGTGATAATAATTATTATGCTTTTTACCTAATGTCAGGTCTTTGGTGAGATTAGAGTGCCTATTGGGTCAATGTGACAGCTCATGAGTTACTTATTTACCCTTGGTTGACATGTTTATTTACATTCTTTTTTTGTGAGTTGACTTAGTTTTGTTGTTGTTAGGTTATAGATGTCAAAAGAGATGCTTAGTCACTGTGCAACCTTTCAAACAAGACTCTCTCCTTTGACTTTGACAGCCTTTTCTGCTCTTCTTCGTATGGTCTTAGAAGCTGCTCCATACTTTGTGTCCTGGATTTTGCAGATGCTATCATACTTTGTGGTTGCTATACAGTTTGGGTCaccattttttctcttttgttgcaCTGTTTATGTTATAAGCTTGgtttgctcttttttttctttgcttgtTGCTCTGTTCTTTTGAAGCCTTCGTTTCTCTTCGCCTGCTTCAGGAAAATTGCCTCGGTCAGTTTTTTGTTTATCGATTTATATGTTTTTTAACTATTCCTGCTTATGAACTATGGTAGCATTGGCCATTTTATTCActgactttgttctttttttccccctttcccTGCTGATAAATGCTAGTCCATATATGCCTTTGCTTTTGTGGTGagctcattttttaaaatttcccgCCATTTTGTTTTCTCTCCAGCTTTCCTTTCTGTAGTTGTGATTTCCTCTTTTACAACTTGATTTGATGtctttatttctagaatttgcTGGCACTTTCGTTCTTGCAGGGAGCTTGTTATGGAGCTCATCTTCTGTTATGTGTTATGGCAGGAATTTCCTTGCAGGTTAGATGCTTGTTTTTTCGTTTTCTTTGCCTCTTCCTCTCCTGTGCCTGCATTAGTTGATGGCTGTTTTTTTTCCACCCTGTGCTGTTTTTGCATTTGTATTTTGCCTGGATAATGGTCATTTCACAACTTACGTGTATTGCCGAACATGCATGGCATCTTCAGAATATTCATGCTTTAGTGTTTTTGCTCGCTACATTCTTGCAGTGCAGCTGCTGTACATGCATGTTTTCATCGTTTCATTGTATCATTTCTTATATTCTGTTCTTTGGAGCAACTCACGTGTGTTGTATTCTTTACTTTAG includes:
- the LOC113756336 gene encoding nucleoside diphosphate kinase III, chloroplastic/mitochondrial-like; this translates as MIASAKSRTQSMEQLLRPYEEEQKRLSKSKERVLFERQSSLACSEGRTIVVSLRGRAINPAVHGRVDPGNASRSWISGLLALPAAAYILTEQEAHAAELERIFITIKTDGVQRGLIAKIISRFERKGFKLMAIKIV